From Peromyscus eremicus chromosome 3, PerEre_H2_v1, whole genome shotgun sequence, one genomic window encodes:
- the Htr5a gene encoding 5-hydroxytryptamine receptor 5A, whose amino-acid sequence MDLPVNLTSFSLSTPSSLEPNRSLGAEDLRPSRPFLSVFRVLVLTLLGFLAAATFAWNLLVLATILRVRTFHRVPHNLVASMAISDVLVAALVMPLSLVHELSGRRWQLGRRLCQLWIACDVLCCTASIWNVTAIALDRYWSITRHLEYTLRARKRVSNVMIVLTWALSAVISLTPLLFGWGETYSELSEECQVSREPSYTVFSTVGAFYLPLCVVLFVYWKIYKAAKFRVGSRKTNSVSPVPEAVEVKDTTQQPQMVFTVRHATVTFQTEGDTWREQKEQRAALMVGILIGVFVLCWFPFFVTELIGPLCSWDIPAIWKSIFLWLGYSNSFFNPLIYTAFNRSYSSAFKVFFSKQQ is encoded by the exons ATGGATCTGCCTGTAAACTTgacctccttttccctctccactCCCTCTTCTTTGGAACCCAATCGCAGCCTGGGTGCGGAAGACCTGCGCCCTAGTCGGCCCTTTCTCTCAGTTTTCCGAGTGCTAGTTCTGACCTTGCTAGGCTTTCTAGCCGCGGCCACGTTTGCTTGGAACCTGCTGGTGCTGGCCACCATCCTCAGGGTACGCACCTTCCACCGCGTCCCACACAACCTGGTGGCGTCTATGGCCATCTCGGATGTGCTGGTGGCTGCGCTGGTCATGCCACTGAGTCTGGTACACGAACTGTCCGGGCGCCGCTGGCAGCTGGGCCGGCGGCTGTGCCAGTTGTGGATAGCGTGTGACGTGCTCTGCTGCACAGCCAGCATCTGGAATGTGACAGCCATAGCCCTGGACCGCTACTGGTCGATCACACGCCACCTGGAGTACACACTCCGTGCCCGCAAGCGCGTTTCCAACGTGATGATCGTGCTCACCTGGGCGCTCTCTGCGGTCATCTCTCTGACCCCGCTACTCTTCGGCTGGGGGGAGACGTACTCTGAGCTCAGCGAGGAGTGCCAGGTCAGTCGCGAGCCTTCCTACACCGTGTTCTCTACCGTGGGCGCCTTCTACCTGCCGCTGTGCGTGGTGCTCTTCGTGTACTGGAAGATTTACAAGGCCGCGAAGTTCCGCGTGGGCTCCAGGAAGACCAACAGCGTCTCCCCCGTTCCCGAAGCTGTGGAG GTGAAGGATACTACTCAACAGCCCCAGATGGTGTTCACGGTCCGCCACGCCACCGTTACCTTCCAGACAGAAGGGGACACGTGGCGGGAGCAGAAGGAGCAGAGGGCGGCCCTCATGGTGGGCATCCTCATCGGGGTGTTTGTGCTCTGCTGGTTTCCTTTTTTTGTCACAGAGCTCATCGGTCCCCTGTGCTCCTGGGACATCCCTGCCATCTGGAAGAGCATCTTCCTGTGGTTGGGCTATTCCAACTCCTTCTTCAACCCGCTCATCTACACAGCCTTCAACAGGAGCTACAGCAGTGCTTTCAAGGTCTTCTTCTCTAAGCAACAATGA